The sequence gtgtaagactgtgaaaaatcaaccaacaagaaggagattcagcatcaaaggaaggagagaaagagatccaggttcagatcttggtgatgctctgctacagaaaggaatcaagggctagagatctgaacggaaggagtcattatattccgctgcacccaatgtaaggtttcctaaactttatatgtgtttatttcattgttttagaattcatattaggatgttaatgaaacatacttgttagtaaatctagatcctggtaaaatatatccaacacatTGTCCATAGCATAAGCAAAGCCCATGCAAGCTGACAAGGGGCAAAACAAGGTCAGAAAATAACTTTgacaaaaaagaaaagtaaaagtGAGTTGAGGTACTTACCCTGAAGAGTCACTGAAGCCCCTTTGAGCAATATATGAGAAGGCTTGGTAGATACCAACCCCACCCCAAGGGTTTAAAATCAGCCTTAGAAGTGATCAAGGTTTCCCTGGATGCCAGCAGCATGATGCCCTGTGCACGTAGGTTGCCCACAAGCTCTGAATCTCAAGAGCTCAGCTCGGCCACATCCACAACTTCTGGAGAAATAACCATCAAAGAAGTAGAAGGTTTGTCTTCAATATCAATGACCTTATCTTTTTCCTTGCGTGAATCTTCACTGTGGAAGGATTTTTGGACACAACAGTCTTGTCTTTCTTTCTGGACTTCTTTGGAGGACCCAAAGAAGCTACATGAATAGCTAGGACGACCTCTGGAGGATCATCAGTCCTAGTTATGGGTTTCTTCCTCTTGGCACAGGAAGCCATAACATCAAGAAAACTCATCTTATCTATTGAACAAAAGGACAAGTGGTTAGTACGTAAGAAAAATACTAGAAAACAAATACTCAAGTTAATGATGACTATGCTGCATCAGCGACTTGCTGATCCCTAACTCCCCCAAGCACACTAGCTTCAATTTGACCCAAAGGTTCAGTTTTGGCCTCATCACCAAAACCAACACCATCATCTTTTGATGCCACATCGAATCCAATAATAGTGCCACTATGGCTACTCTCTTCATCTTCAATAGGCATTTTCCAAGAGTCATCAACAAAAAGTGAGCATTAATCTACACTCGTTGACAAGTTGCTATCAGACCTACACGACGAAAAATGTCATCTGTAAACAACATCTTTCCATCTCTTTCTTGTATGTTAATATCATTCAACATAGCATCCGCTCTACGCTTCATGTCTATCAATGGAGCACGTCATTTGAAAGGGTCAGCTTTTTGAAAGGTAACATGTCTCGAAGGGATGACATGAGTATAGAAGTACTCTTTATGATAAAGATTGTAGTTACTTTTAGTGATGTTGCCAATGTACACATTATATTGATAGAAATGGTAGAAGCTATTCTTCTTACAAGTGGGAATTCTTTTTAGATCAGACAAAAAGTTGATCTCATGAGAAGTTGGGATAGGCCAGTCCCACAAACGGTAAAAGATGAAAAATGTGGGCAAAATTTGATAACCATTTGGATTTATCTGATATGGGCAGACCTCGAAGTAATCAGCAATCACGGGTATAGAGGCGAGAATGCACTTACGTTCATATGGAATCTTGACTAAGCACTACAGGAAGGATTTTGAGAACCACTAGGACATCCAACTCTAGGTTTTTTGACAATAGTCTCAGGTAGTGAATACTCATCTCAAACCAATTCAACCTGGTGCTGAGTCATGGAACTAAAGATAAGAGGTCTTAGTTCAAAGGCTCGGTCTCTTCGATCCTCACTTTCAATAATAGTAGTGAGTAGCTCAATGGCCATAACTTTTCCACCACGGCCTTGTCTAAATCCTTAGACTTTGGCACTGTAAGCTTTGCACGGATGAATTGGGTCGTGTGTCAGTCATATTCTTCAGTTTTTCTACAAGTTCTTCTCACGCGAGGCGTATTTTCTTTCAACTCAGTTCTCATCAACTTTGACTagataaatatcaacttaattcAACCCAAAACAACTTTTTCCAAGTAAATTCAGACAAAATGCACCTTGTAGGAATGAAGAATTTCTACCCTAACAACTCTCATGAAAatcttatttttgatttttagagGGCTTACAAATGGAGTTTTAAGGATTTACAACAAGATTTAGAACCCTTAAACAAAGCTTTACAAGAGGAGAAcagaaaaaatcaaaaaaaaaaaattgacaattTGGAGAAATTTACTTGATTTTGAAGAACACTTGAAGAATTGATGAGAGCAAAATTTTTCAGGCTCTGAATTTTTCCATGTGAAGTAGTGGGAAAAGTGAATAAAGGAGTTCTCTATTTATAGTAATTGATCTCCTCTATTACTAAGCCAACAAGGAAtgcatttaaatttaaatttaaaaagaaagatACGGAGAGAGAAAGATCTACTATCTTTTCCCTTATATCTTCCTTCCTTTTTAtctttaaatttcgaattcacCAATCAAAAAAGTAATAGGATTTCAAAATTCCTAGCCCCACAAGAAGTCATTGAAGAATAGAAAATAGTTGCTAAGATTGCCAAAATTAACGCCCACCTAATTTTGAGAGAAATGAGCTTAATTCACGTCATCAAGTCAACACCACACAAGTGCAAAGTtgacttgggggcaaatgtttACCAGAATAAGGTTTCAAGTGATGTGGACATCAATGCTTGACACGtggcaagaaaaaaaaatatcccggAGTTAAGCAGTCGATCTAGGAGGGGTCCCTAGCCCTACGACCATGTTGACTCTAGGAACTCCAAAATGGGTGTTTGGATCTCGCCAAGCTATTTCCAACTCATCATCTTTCAGTATTCTAAATCAAGAAGACAAGAAGAATCCAAGTCCAAGGCCTGGAAACTGAAAAGCGACAAAACAACACCCTGGAAGTCAACCTAGGCACCTAGGGTTTTCACCCAACACCTAGGTTGACATCCCAAACTAGGGTTTCATTTTTCGGGTCCATCATAGTGCAAATGGCTTAAACTTTATACTTAAGCATGAATAATGACATATTTGAAGCACCGAAATCAGAATTAGAACAGTTACATTTTTTTAGCATCTGAGGCATCAGGTGCCTAGGGCACTTCCAATCACAATATTGAAGAAGTATCTTGAGCATTTTATATGTCTCCATCCAAAACGAGGAAACAAGTGCTTTCGAGAAAGAAACAAATCAACTTGGAGGCCAAAGTAGGGACCTAGCACCAAGGTTGACACTTCGTCAACCTAGGCGATTTCCAACAACAATTCAAAAGAAGTCTTCCAGATATATTCTTCGTTTTCGTCACTAATTAAGATGTGGGTACTTTTGGGGAACAAATGAAGTCATCTGGGAGCCAGAACTGAGACTCAGAGCCCAGGTTGACCTAGGTGCTAGGCcaagtgcccaggttgacatattgtcaacctAGGCCATTTCTAATCAACTTTTTTGAGAAGTCTTTCAGGCATATTCTCTATTTTGTGAATAACTAAGATATGAGTGTTTCCAAGAATCGAACAGAACCATCTGGCGGCAAAAAGCTTGAcctagcgcccaagttgacactggtgccaagaaaaattaataaaatatggatACGACTTGTGATAGTAAGAGTCtcatgatccgtaaggggaaagaCCAAGTAAATTGTGCAATTCCACATCATATAGAGAaagtcaagtgtgatgattctaaAATTGTGCAGATATATGACCACACACTTGAAGGTGACTTAAATGAATTGATGaatactacctatatcaacaaaatGACTATTTTTTTGGTAGTCCATCACTTaagaactccaaagttaaaCGTGCTTGACCTGAAGCAATTTTAAAATGAGTAACTTCCTGACCAGTCAGCATTTTAGAAAACAGTCAAAATAACGTACATGTGATATCATGCACGTATGGGACTATATAGCTGAATCGGGTGCATAATATTAACTTAGTGTTCATAGCAAACTCGCATGTAGTGATCCAAATTATCAACAATACACATGAATTAATACCATTAATTACAAATTTTAGTAAAATTATTGTTGAGTGCTCTCCGTTGCGGCTATTTCTGCTTTCCACCACTGCCTAGATAATAGTATATCAGTCATGTTTTGTTTCAGAAGGATGTGCTCACTAATAGGTGTTGGTCTAGTTTATATCAGTGCTTGAAACGAAAACCAAACAATGTTATATCAGTAATTTCTCTTTTTCATTTGCCAATGATCCAAGTCATAATTCTAAGGAACATTAAAACAGCTTTTGCACAATTTTACTTTGCTGACAAGGAAAGGTTGCATCTAAACTCTTCTATTAGAGTGGTTGTGAATGGCAGCGCCATTGTTTTGACCAACTTTTCCTCTCATTAAGTTGGGCTGATTCTCCAAACCCCATATTCGAATTGTCCGATCATCACTGGCTGAAGCCAACATTTGAAGATTTGCAGGGCTCCAGCTCACACAGTTTACTGCTCCAGAATGGCCAGGCAATGACATTATCAGCTCCCCCGAGTCCCTGTGCCATATGTACACCTGCAGCCACACAATATAATTTAGCCATCTAATAACTTAGGAAGTTCAGTTAGTGAATTTATATATAGCAGATTTATCAATTtacattttaagttaatttctCATTTAACAATGTGTTTTAAATAAAGAGTACCTGGGAATCTTCACTGCCACTTGCTACAAACACTTGCTCAAGTCCACCGAAACAAGATCGGATGATGAACCGAGTACGCTTATGACCTTTGTACTTGGCCAAAATCttaatttcaccatccaagtTCCAAAGATGaatttcttggtttatgagactGACCAATAGGAACCTGTTGTCCTTGGATAGTGAGAATGAAGTGATTACTTCCTCTTCTTCAATCAGCCTCTCATAATTGGCCTCCCTATCAAGTAGTAGTATGGCAGTTTGTCTGCATATGCTTATGATCTTCTTTCCATCACCGGTTACAGCCATGTCTGATATTTTTAGGGTCCGTTGGCCTTTCCAACACTCCAGCTCTTTTCCATCTAAATCCCACAAGCAAATACTCTTGTCAGTCATCCCAGAGAATATCCCTTGACCATTCGCAAACCATCCACATGAGACCAGGCCAATGCCATTCTTTTCATAAACATGGAGGCAATCACCAGAAGTTACATCCCAGCGCCTCACGACCTCCTCCAGTCCACATGTCAGCAGCTGATGGTCATCAGGACTCCATGAAACAATTGACACTGGTTTCCGGTGACCAGTTAATACATGTTTTAATGACATTTGACCATCTTCTTTAACCTATTaaataaataactcaaaatcaTATAGATTACAATATCTTGAATAGTTTTAGCATGTCTAGCTAGTGTTGACTAATACACTATACTGCAAACCAATGAAGTTTAAGCATGACTTACTAACATTACATGATATTAATATGCCATGATCCTTCACTTGATTGTGATAAACAAATTTTAGTTATGGTAGTAATACCTTAAATCTACAGTCCCCTtcttactataaattatttagaattttcttgaaaaaaaaaataattaccaaAACGTTCCATATACACAAGAACTTCTGAAAGACAATCTACATATTAGTCAAAATATTAAGTACGCAAGACTAATGAAGAGGGAACATGGAACATTCATTCTTCTACATATAATTAAAGGCaattctaaaacaatacctCCCATATAATTGCTGACTGATCTTTTGATGATGAAGCTAAATATTTGCCACTGTGTGAAAACTGGAGAAACCATACTTCATCACTATGTGCTCGCAGTACCTGTTACATAAGATAAGAAAATAATGTAGCTTTGTAAAtctaaacaaaaacaaaaacaagggGTCACAAACAGAGAACAAAACAATCTGCCAAGTATGTTACTAGAAGGAGATACCAACAGCAGAATAAATTACTGACCAAGAAAATCTTGGCTGTTTTTCAATTGATAGTTATTATGCAGTGTGTTTATGTTATCACGAAAACAATACTGTCCAAACAGAAAAAAGATACTTTCAAAGGAATCAAATGAATAGTCTGTCACATATTTCTCCCCCTATCATGAGTGCTGCAACAAATCTTAACAAGCTCTAAATTGTAAGTTCCACAATTGCTGGGCCCAAACACAACTTATATAACTTTAAAGAAACACTCACCTGCAATGTTTGATTTGGAATCTTATTTTTCCCACAATGATGATTAGAATACAAAGAAAGTTCACTTGTCGATGTATTATGAAATTCACAAGCATCACATTGAACATCAAGAGCCTGTTCAACAAGATATTCCAACCTTCTGTCAGGTACCATGACTGCTGCAGGAAGCAACTTCTGCAGTTTTTCTAGCAATTTTGATCTAGACTTTGCAACTTCTGTATCTTGGCTCAAAAGACAAAGTGTTAAACCTGAAAAAGGAGCGACAATGCACGCGGCAAGCTCGTGAACCCGACTAATGTTGATATGAATAGGCACAAGCTCATTTCTTAGTGTACCTAAAGCACCATCCAAATTCCCAATTTTAAGAAGCTCAAGGAACTTCTGTTCCTTTATTAAAAAAGTTGCTAATTTGAAAGTATTTTCATCTATGAGGTCAATTTTTTGCAATGTGGCTAAACTATCATCCCACATTCCATCAACAACTTGCTGCATAAACTCATTAACAAACAGTGAGTGCAATGGTATGCCCGACTCATCCTCAAGAATGGCACCAGTTTTAGTATATTTGAGTGAGTACAATGCCTTTGTTATGATTTTGACAAACTCTGTTTTTCTTATGATTCCATTTGAGCCAAGCATTTCTTCATCGCCTTGGGAGAGAATAGATTTAGCCATCAAGTCTCCCAAAGAGTAAGCAATAGAACTTTTTCGACTCGAATCTTCTAAGAAGATCTTCGGTTCTTCCAATGGATATTTTACACGTTTCAAAGGTGGATCAGTGTCCTCCATACCTCCCATGAAATACCAAACTCCATGAGTTTTCTACAAGTTGAAAGCAAACAATTAATAATGAATTCAACTGGAGATGTAAAACTAAAGAACAAAATTTAAGAGAAAGGCTTAACAAAATTAAAGAacaaattaaaatgaaattatcAGAGAAAATTGTATCTTATGCAACAGCTAGTCAGAGGGAAAAGCTTAACAAATATCCAGCAAACAAAAGGACTTGACTACAAAAATGGGaagaaaaataaatgacaaGCGGATTGAATGAACAAATTTTCAAACAAGTGAAGAAAGGAAATTACTAGCAACTAATAATTTTATATCAAAACAAGAAACTATCAAGGTGGGCAATATTTTCCCATCCTGTCATTGTAATGGAAGGAATGAAATGGTGATCAATCACCCATGATCTCTTCTTTGACCAAAATTGAGGGTATAATTTACTTAACAATGAATTATATAACCACAACAAATCCACATTGCAAGAATTTGAAACATGGAATAAAATGCATAACCAAGAGAATTGTTTGACCTTGGTGATCACACTAAATGAAGCTAAGAGAAGTATATAATGTCAACtgagtaactaattataaagtGGAATTAATAGCATCTCAAAGTGTATCTAAGTTTCTCCTAGTCTGATCATATAAAATCCAACAAAGTCCAAGCCTTTCTCCAATCCCATATCCCAGTTATAAGTGTAAAAACAATTTAACATTACATTGTGAAGCAAAGAATCAAACCTTCACTGTATCAGTCACAATCAGATGTTAAACATTAATTTGTAATGTAAAATGAAAAGAGATGAATAAATTCATAGATTGAAAAATAATGTGAAGCAAAAGAGAAATTATAAGTTCATTTAATAATcaaaacagaaaaatataatCAAGAACAAAATTAAAGCCAAAGGCAACAAAGATAAGGAACTCAAAATCCCATTCACAAGATCCTGGATTTCTCACCAGAATACATAAACCCAGAACAGCAGAGTCCAGAACCAGCAGAAATGAACAATACCCAGAAGTCAAATTTgagaagaataaaataaaaaataaaaaataaaaaggagaAAATTATTTGTTCTCTATAAAGAGAAGGCGTATGAAGAAATAGAAGGACCcagaaaaagaacaaaaaggAGCACCGAAAGTCTTAGAAGAGTGTATTAGAAACACATATATGAATAAAGATTGtagatttttaatattatatatatattggtggTTGATACAAAATTCTTACtgtgttttaaatttatttatatattttttaattatgctCTGATGGTAGTCGGCAGAGAGTGGGGATGAGAGAGAGACAGAGGGGTTGGGTAAATAAAGATGGCAACACCAAAGCCAACAAGGTGGTCTTAACTTAAGGCCATGTCATGTGGAATGTAGATGAGGCCAATTATGCTACATGTTAATGTAATTAGCTATAGTtatagtaatataatatataattagagaTGTCTATTGTCAACCTCATCCCAATGCCACATTTCATGTGCTTTGTTTCTTACGTTattgcatttttatttttttgtttctaATCTAAACGTCATGCTCTGCAAACTAGTCTTGGTCGGACTCCTTGAGTTGTTTGTATGTGTTATTCTCACatattattcaaaaatataaataaaacttaTGCTAACATTGAATAAGTATTTAGTAGTACCCTAACCCTACTATACTATGTTATCTTTGTTTAACTCATCATTCTATAAGTATAACCTATCTAAAAGTGAAAAGATAGAGTGTTAATTATAACTTTTTATTACaactttttagttaattttcacGTTCAAAATCACAtgctaaaatattttttttcatagcaATATTCATTATACTTACAGTATTAttcttgtaaattttaaaaaaattctaaatagtttACAATATCGAAAGTAGAGTTCCTAATATTCTAGTTTACTACGCgtgttcaaaaaacttcaattatatttttaatacggcaaactattcgaaatttttcaaaaatttacagggatgatGTTGTAAGCATAACAAATActgctataaaaaaaataaaaaaaaatcaacatttattttcaagcacaaaaattaactaaaaaattataataaaaaattaacgaTAACACTCCTTTTACACCAAAAGTGATCTCATCATATCACCAATTCTCTTCATCATTAATACAGAGAGAAATGATTTGGTTCCATATGAGGAAGAATAAAGTGACACGATACAAAGTATTATTAATTACTCAGCTTTGAAGCAAAATACGTAATTGAAATGCCACCAAGTATAGAttctttccaaaaaaaaaaaacgatggCATACACCAGATTTTATTTTGCTGTACCATTAACTGTAGAAGTTGAAATTTCAAACTGATTGCTTTACATTACCAACAAGAATTTGGTTGAACGGTTAAACGTGTGACATATTGACCAGATTATGGGAAGCGTACGTACAACACTCTCATTAATCTATATCTAAATCAGATTAGGCCACAAGAAATCAACTAAGGCAAATACCTTATTTAATGATTTTGGGTTTTGACCAAATCGACCACAAGTGGTATAATTATAAACAAAGTATTGACCTCATGCAAATGTATTCCATAACAAGTTACATTTACTTTTTGCATTAAAATTAAGAAGAGGCCCTTAAATAACTAAATTTAACTCGGGTAACTTTACTAAATTTTAACTATTCTTTTACAAGAAAATTTAACTATCGTTTCTGCCCAACAAATTTATTGTACCTTTCATCCTTTCAAGAAAGACTAGGACTACCCATATGACTACACACAGCCACACAATTTTCCGTATAATATTCCAGTttttaaattagtaaaaaaaggaaaatattagTAAAGAACAATTCTTGAACCCAATAAAGGCTTTAAGTAATATATATTGTAGCCTTGAACTATGATATGCAGACTAATAAATGAATACGGAGAAGAAGACCAAGTTTCTTCAGGGAGTGAACATTTCCTTTATATGAGACAAAAAAGTACTCAAAACTTTGGGCCAGGTTAGCAATAATAATCTTCTGCAGCTGAAGCTCTTGGTTTGCCCAAATGTAACCGTTTAACAGCAATAATTATGGAAGTGAAAAAACTTAAGATGTCATAGCAGTTTTGTTAGCACTTTCCCTAACCATTGTTTTGACAAAGAGCTCTCCCGCCCTGTATGATGATCGAACCTGAAAAATTATACACGTTGACTACTTAATTGAGGTTTTCTTTTAGTAATTGACATAAACCAAAACAAGGTTAATCCAAGACAAATGCtttcaattaattttatcaCATTTTCCATCAGTCAAAAACATTATTTTTATACGCTGTGTTTGGGGAAACAATGACAAATAGTCCAATTCATGCCTTTGTATGTGTTATCAAATGCTTACCAATAATGCATCACGAAAAATAATTGTTGTCATAAATAAACCAACAGTACAAGATCTTACCAATGGCCCACTGGCCACATAACGGAATCCTATAGACTCGCCATATTCCTTCCAGAAAGCAAACTTCTCAGGGGTGACATATTCTTTGACAGTCAAGTGTAATGGAGTCGGCTGCAAGCGTTTATAAAATCTAGTTTAAAATGAATAACATTGCAATCGCTCAGTTTAGCATGTAGATTGACTTGACTTACTTGTAAATATTGCCCAAGGGTCAATATATCGACATCTATAGCCCTCAAATCGGCCATGGCTTCCTTCAACTCATCATCTGATTCTCCAAGACCCAGCATTATGGAAGATTTTGTAATCATGCCCTCCTTACTGACCTTTGCATGTTTCAAAACAGATAAGCTCTGCTCATACCTGCACCAATGAAGTACATATTAAATCTCAAGGGAAAAATCCTCCTAAAGAGTGTTTTCTCTAGCTACATACACTAACCATAAACTGAATTTCTACTTATCTATTCTTTAAAATCAGAAGAAATGAGTGGCTATATTAATACAAGGTTCACTTCAAGGTTTTAGCATCTAGAGTTccggaaagaaagaaaaaataaaagacgtAAGGGCAGGCACAAAACAGCTAATGGGAATGTAAAATGTGGACATTCtttttctactttcatgtgggGTGACTTATTGGAGAGTCTTGGTATTTTCA is a genomic window of Cannabis sativa cultivar Pink pepper isolate KNU-18-1 chromosome 9, ASM2916894v1, whole genome shotgun sequence containing:
- the LOC115722950 gene encoding WD repeat-containing protein 26 homolog gives rise to the protein MGGMEDTDPPLKRVKYPLEEPKIFLEDSSRKSSIAYSLGDLMAKSILSQGDEEMLGSNGIIRKTEFVKIITKALYSLKYTKTGAILEDESGIPLHSLFVNEFMQQVVDGMWDDSLATLQKIDLIDENTFKLATFLIKEQKFLELLKIGNLDGALGTLRNELVPIHINISRVHELAACIVAPFSGLTLCLLSQDTEVAKSRSKLLEKLQKLLPAAVMVPDRRLEYLVEQALDVQCDACEFHNTSTSELSLYSNHHCGKNKIPNQTLQVLRAHSDEVWFLQFSHSGKYLASSSKDQSAIIWEVKEDGQMSLKHVLTGHRKPVSIVSWSPDDHQLLTCGLEEVVRRWDVTSGDCLHVYEKNGIGLVSCGWFANGQGIFSGMTDKSICLWDLDGKELECWKGQRTLKISDMAVTGDGKKIISICRQTAILLLDREANYERLIEEEEVITSFSLSKDNRFLLVSLINQEIHLWNLDGEIKILAKYKGHKRTRFIIRSCFGGLEQVFVASGSEDSQVYIWHRDSGELIMSLPGHSGAVNCVSWSPANLQMLASASDDRTIRIWGLENQPNLMRGKVGQNNGAAIHNHSNRRV